GTACCCAAATGTTAAGTTATTGTTGACATTTAACAGAAATGATTTTCTTCTGCTgaacagaaatttaaaagaatggGGACAAGCCACTTTGTTTCTTACCCACTTGTGATAGTGAGGGAGGAACACTGAGCAGAACTGTCCCCTACCTACAGTGCAGGTCTGCCAGTGGGGACTCTGGTCTCTTCCTCTTAAGGTCCCCACCCAGCTCTTCCCACAGAACACCATGATCAGGTAGAAGCTCACATTCTCCAAAGATGATTAGGTTTCATCCCTATCATTGACCTAAGTAGAAATGCACAGGCTATGACAAAAGTCGACTTTCCCTATTCTAGGTCCCTCCAAAGAGCTGACAGTGTTAGAACCTAAGGGGGGGAGAAGaaggcgggcagtggtggcgcacgtctttaatcccagcacaaaggcaggtggacctctgtgagttcgaggccagcctggtctataagagctagttccaggacaggctccaaagctacagagaaaccctgtcttggaaaaaaaaaatcaccatggaCACATGGTTGAGAGGCTCACATTCATCCCAAACTCAACAGTATTTGCCCGAGCATGAACTAATCCATCTAGACaccatttccctccttccttaccTTCCTCGAATTTCCCGTCTTCCTAGGACAGCCTTAATGAGGAGCTGCAAAAACACAGACATTTCTCAGTGTTAACATGGCAGACATCTCTGGAAAACCTCCTCCCAGAGCACTGGGAATGGATGTCCTGCTTAACTTCGGGGATGTCCATGAGACTAGCTGGGGAGTCTATACATAGAGAACAGGATATATAAAGGCCACCTCACTCATGATTCATGCAGCAAATATTTCGCTACAACCTTCTGTGTGACAGCAACTAGGCTGACACTGGGGACAAAGCTCGATGTCATCGAGCTTATAGTTTAGCTGGAAGACAAATCTATAAATAGCCAAGTACAAAATAATGTGCTGGGGTGATATGATCATATTTACTGTATATAGGAATATAGGTATAAAATGACCCCCCCAACCCAATAATATGCTAGTTCCGTGATGGGGATTCCGACAAAGTATCAGGAAAGGATATAAATGAACGGATCTCCTAGAGAGGGCAGACAGTGCAGTGCTACCTAAGCAAGCCAAggggaaagcaaaataaaaccactAAACTTCTGCAGCATTCCTGGACTGGGACAGAAGATCACAGGACTTAAAGGGATTTGAGCAAGGGGCCTTGGCCTTTGGTGATGGCCTTCTagagaaccatctccccagctaaCTATCACTGGTGAACAGTTACCTCCGCCATCTCCAGCTAACTATCACTGGTGAATGGTTATCTCTGCCATCTCCAGCTAACCATCACTGTAAACAGTTATCTCTGCCATCTCCAGCTAACCATCACTGTAAACAGTTATCTCTGTTGTCTCCCAGCTAACCATCACTGTAAACAGTTATCTCTGCCATCTCCCAGCTAACCATCACTGTACACAGTTTTCCTCTTATATTTCACActggtactttaaaaaaaaaaactgaaaatagtgATTCTTCCTACACTGTTGAATTGTGATGGGCAGAAATGGGTGGTAAATGAGCTCCTAGTGTATCTTCATGGTGACAGCGACACGAGGGTCTCAGTCAGTGGTGATGATGTTCTCTTGACTGGATCTAGTGACTGAGGCAATCACCTCTAGGCACATCTGTGAAGGGTGTTCCTAGAGAGTTTTAATGgaggagggaagacccaccctggtCATGAGTAACATCATCCCATAGGTTGGGAGCctgaataaaaagacaaaaggaaaacacGTGAGGAGCATCAGTgttcacctctctctgcctcctgctgtgtCCAGACATGAGGGAGCAGCCTCATGTTCTTCTTCCTGCTACCAGGATACACCCCTGCCCTATTGTGGTCTTCCCTGCCTTGACAGACTGTGCTCTCGAGCCATGAGCCAAACAGTCCTTCATCGAAGGGAGGGATTTTTCTATCTCAGCTTGAGTTTCTCTTGGAGGGTGGAAGAAGGAGACGCTGGCATCCTAGGCACTGCTTCTCCATCTTTACCTTTAACATCCACCCGACAGTCCACGGACGCCTCCCCCAGGGCGTTGATGGCCTTGCAGGTGTAGATGCCTCCATCAAAGGGACTAGGCTTGCGGATCTCCAGGGAGCAGATCCCCAGCTGACTGAGGGCTCTGTACTTGGGGTTGCCTTGGAGATCCATCTTGTTCTTTAGCCAGATGATCTTGGGCTGGAAGATGAAGATGAGAGGCAGCAGAGCTGAGTAAGAGTCGGTCGTCCTTCCTGTGCTCCATGTCTAGTACTCTGCCTGCAAGGCTTGTGGATGATGGCTTCCTGCAAGGGTCCCTGCCCCCATGTTGTGGGATTGGATTCCCCTTTCAGTGCCTTCAGCAATGGCTGGAGCTCCTTCTTGGGTTTGTGTAGAGTGTGACTAGTCCACTCCAACAGATGTCCCTGACTTGGAAGAAACTGCTCAAGGAGCCATTGTGTGTTATGACTGGACATCAAGGTCtactttttttaagttaaaaaaagttttaaaatagggTCTCCCTAGATAGATCAGGCTAGGCAGGctggtctccctatgtagctttAAGTAttctccctatgtagaccaggctgggcacactggtctcagactcacggagatccctctatctctgcctctagagtcttgggactaaaggtatgcattACCACACCTAGCTATGAGCTCCACTTAAAAGTGCATGtataaaatacatgtataaaacatACGTATTAAAGCCACcctagtggcacatgcctttaagcccagcacctgggaggcagagacagatggatctctcagagtttcaggccagcctggtctacagagcaagttccaggacagccaagactacacagagaattcctatctcaaaacaaatttttaaataacaattatgtgtatgtggagaGGCAGAAGGGTGCACTGGAGCCATAacgcatgtgtggaggtcacttGTTctgtccaccatgtgggtcccagagactgaactcggGTTGTCGGGCTTGGGAGCAAGCACtgttacccactgatccatcttgccagcccagggTCTCCATTTTTCATGTACATATTGTGATCCATTCATATCCTACCTATCCCACTGCTTGTGAGTGGTTTCTGTTGTTGTCCGTctacacctcccccccccccccccccgtttcggAAGTAGTTTTTCTAGAGTGGTTTTTATCATAATTCCCCTTCCAAGATGTTATCTCCACTCAGTCTGACCTGCACTTGTAACCCGAGTTACTTGGTAACGGCTGCTATGGGTGTGGAGTACAAAGAACAGATTGCATGCAGAGCGAGCGGCGTGCATGTGTGTAATCCTGCAGACAAGGCATGAGGAGCGACTAAAGGGAAGCCAGTGGGAATCGGACACTTCTGCCAGATAACTAGCTGGAAGCGATGTCTTTGTACATGAGGACCTCAGCCTCAAAGGGAACATCGTTTGCATCCATCTATCTTGAATTACAGACGCCCTGACAGTTCCTAAGTAACCTGCTGTCCCGGAGGCAGATGGTGGCACTGAGAGCAGATGTTCAATTAGAATGCCCTGTGACATAGCTCAGGATGGGACAGTAGCAGGAAGCGGCTCAGGACACCCCGTCCCCCCAGCTCCCCACTCACCTTGGGAGAGGCGCGCACAGAGCAGAAGAGTTGGGTGTCGTAGCCAGTGATGGTGGTGCAGTCTGCCAGAGGCTGGGTGAACGTGGGGGCTTCTGAGAGGTCCCGCTGGGCAAACCCTTTGGTCTTGTAAACAGGAGCTGTGGGTACCAAGAGGAACCACGATGTGGCATCTGAGAACCTTGCCCCACTTCAGGTCCTGTTCTTTCTCAGTCTTGGCAGCCCACAGTCTCAGCTTCCTTACCTGCTTTCTGGATGTGGGCAAGGTCAGCTGTAACAGGAGCCGTTTCACTGAGCCCACACTGGTTCTCCGCAAAGACGCGAAAGGCATAGGAGTTGCCAACGATGAGGTCGGAGATTACGCAGCTGGTGCGGTGGTAACGCTCCAGGACCGTGAACCACAGCTGTGGGTCCCCAGGAGACGTCGTGTGAGACACCACAGCtttgggcttttctttctttttgttttgcctCACCCCACGTGGAGCTTCTGGAAGCTCAgaatgcctccctccctccctccgtcccagactggcctcacccCAGACTTCTTGTCAGCCTTCTGCACCGTGTATCCCAGGAGTGCTGTATTGCCCGTATCTTGTGGAGGTGTCCATTCCAGAGTAGCATTGGAGCCCCAAACATCCACCAACTTAATACTCTGAGGAGGGCCTGGCTTCTCTGGAAGGGCAAAGCCATGGCAGTGGGCACCATGCAAACCGCATGTGTTGTCTCACTTAGAAACACccctgtctcctttctctgttcAGAGGCCTCCCATCGCCTGCCAGCATCTCAGCGACTCCCTGCGCTGGCTCCTGTTCATCCAGGAGAGCCTAGAAACCACCTCTCCCATCACCCAAACTTACCGATCACCAGGATATTGATGGTAGCAGTGGCCTGCAGTCCACCAAGCTGCACACAGAGTTGGTAGCATCCTGAATCAGCACGCTGGGCTTCTCTGATGAAAAGAATGGAGTCCTGCTCCCCGCTCCGCACACTCACACGACTGTTGTCCAGGGCAGAGCCATTGTGAGTCCAGGTGGTTTGAGGCTTGGGTTTGCCCTGAGCAGTGGGGATAAGGCTGGAGCATTCCCAAGAGGCtcttatatacacacactctcctCCTGTTGCTGCAGGGAGTCTACCCCAGGCCCACAGGTATCTTGACATGGAGCTGCATTCCTTAAGCTAGAGGGTGcgtgcatgggtgcatgtgtgtttgataGACTCCTCCAGGGAAATCCCTCCTTTCGGTGTTGTCTCCAGACATAGAACTGGCTTTGAGTCTTTTAGGGTACTCAAAATAGCTAGTTAGCTGAGTGACTGACCCCAAATCCCTAAGAACCCTCTAAAACTGAGGGCCTGGATGCAGGGCCTGGCTTAGCTTTGCCTCCTCTCATGGGGCATATCTGTCTGGTCAAACCCAGCCTTGGGAGCATGGGATGATGGTGATCTGGCCTCAGACTTCTGATACTATGGGTCTTCTCATCCAAGGCCAGAAAGACGGCCACGACCCTAGTTCTGTCTCCAAGTCAAAGCCCTGACCTGGTCCCAACATGGGGTTGGTGTGATCACCTGGAATGGGATTAGTAGATTCACTGTGTCCCCAACCTTCCGGATGTAAGTCTGTCTCAGGGCCCGAGGTAGCCAGATCTTGGGGTACTCTGAGTGATAGAGAGAACAGGGAACAAATACTTAGAGGAAGTGGGTGCTGGTCAAAGATTAAGCCCTTATCATAGGGGATGTTCCTAGACCCTTCTGTTgcgctggggatcaaacccagcaaTCTCAGTCACTCTGGGGCTAGATCATTAGACCATACACCCACACCCGTTCCATTGCTGGGACTTAGGGGGCAGATGGCTGGAGCAACCCCAGGAAAGGCTAAGGTCTCTGGGAGGAACATGGGAGCTGGATGTGGTAATGCCGACTTGTAACCTTAGCCCGTAGGAAGTGAGCCGGATGGACTGCACAGTGAGAACCTGGACCTTGAACCTGGTGCTGGCTTTGGTTTGTAACTCTCAGCCACCAGCTTtccacctgtttgttttcttcccttccacATGCCAGACCCTTCAGTCTTCACAGCTGGTCTTTCCAGTGATGTTTTGCTTGGTCCTTAATAACATTGCTGCCCAAGTGAATCCTCTCCCAGGCGGCCTTGAGAGATGGCTTTCTGCTCTGCAGAGGAGCCAACACCCTGTCCTCCCATGGAGACAGCGCTGAAGACATCCCAGAGGGAGCCAGTGCCTGGGTCCCTTCTCTTCATTTCCACCCTGCTCCCTCCACTGTGTGGCATTCTCCCCAAGGGTAGTAGATCACTTCATATAAACAAACCCTGGGGAGGATTGGGTCCCTTCCTTGCCTTTGCTGTCCAGGCATGCAGCAGGAAGCGTTGGGAGATTACACGCCTTTTGCTACCAATGCAGGAGAGAGGTGCTCAGGGGGTTGTAGTGTGTGTTCTTGGGAGGATGCTGAGGGCTGTGGAAGTGCAGACATCCCACCTGGCTCACTTGAGGACCATTTTTTCCTCCTACCTTTCCAGAGTGGCTGTTTCCTCTTTTCTCCAAGGCAGTCCcctgctgcttttgttttaagTTAGACTGTGGCAGCACCTCAGTTCCCACGACAACCCAAGACTTCCTGCCAAAACTGCTTCCTAGTAGTTGAAGAAATTCCACCCTGGTACATTCCTGCGGCCAGAGTGCTTGACAGGGCATTCCAAGTTTGCTGATAGCACGCATTTCCCTGAGAGTATTGGGCCCAACATGAGCATGTTTGCTTATAGACTGAACAGCTTGAATGCACACATTGTATAAAGCAACCCTTTAAATGAAGCgagttaaaagaaaataatagacagAGGTCCCGCTGTGCTCTTCATACGCCTCATGTTATAGCCAACCTCCCATCATGATCTCCAACCACTTGTCTTCAGAAGTCAATAGAAACACGAACGCTTGCTGACCATCACGTTGATCTAGCTTCCTTGCTTTGCTGTTCTCACTTGGGATGGACCTGATTTGGTCTGTGCCTTTGGAAGCTGTGTGCTAAGGGGACATGAGTGTTCTCAGTAGGAACAGGGCAGGCATGCTGCCCAGACTGCCCAGTGACCCTGCTCTGTCTGCTCTCTGCTGACTTTGGTGGCAGGGGGGGTGAGGTGGGAACAACCGAAGTGTTGTATGATGCGTCCCTTTTCTGTGGCCATCTTGGCAAGCAACCAAGGGGTTGAACAGAGGCGGATGTGAGTTTTTTCTTTTCGAAGGAGAGAAGTAATTGAAAAGGAAGATCAAAAAACCTCATCTTGTTGGCCTCGGTTTTCCATTGTTGAGCAAGGAAATAAGCTTTCGCACTTGGCCAAGGGACATGCTCCTCTGTCCCTGTGCTACCTATGGGGCCATGGGAGTTAAAAGGGCTCTCAGTGAGTACCCAGAAAAACAAGCCAACCAGAGGGGGCAAGGCTCAGAGAGACACTGACTTGCTGAGCTCCAGGCTAGGTGTGGAGTTGGGCCTGGCGCCCAGGACTCCCGCCTCCCTAGCTGGAACCAGAAGTCTGAAGGACCCATTTTCCAAGCATGACTCACCCATCCAGTCTCCTGCCCTCATCAGTGTCTCCCTAGACCAAGGAGCCAGAGTCAGGGCCTGGTATGACCTCTAGCCACCCAGAGGATGCGGGAAAAGAAGGGAGACAGAAGGGTAGGCTCAGGGACCAAGCAGGCCTGAGCTGTGAGGATAGGAGCCACGTTTCCCACTGGGAGATGCATAAACTGAGTCCTACCTTACTGAGGTTTCAGCTCAAGACCAGGTCTGGCCTTCTGCTGACTGACTGATGGGAGCTGATATCTGTTTCTACCTGGCATTTCTTATTTCTTACAAATTTTCTCAGAGAACGTTAGCATCCGTTCACCCACACTAGAGAGAAGAAGGAGCATCAGCTCGTGTGCAGAGCTGGGGGGATGTACAGAGCAGCCTTTGAAGTCTCAAGGGGAGCCCACCGTGGGATGctgaggtgggggagggtctCCCCGAGGCTCTTTATTTATGAGTCTTTGACAAGATGATCCTATTGAAGTCACCAGGGTGTCCCTGACTCTCAGGGAAGAGCCACAGGTGGCCCTGAGGGTGACCACACGCTGGTTAGTGAGAGGGTCTGGCAGCTAACGGTGCCCTGTCAGCATTGGGTTCTGTCACCTTCCAAATTCAACCCGGTCAGCAACCTGACCCTCTGCTCAGAATGTTAACTGAGGGCTCCTTGGAGGCCTTTCTCTTCATGCCTCCGTGTAAATTGGACTGACCTTGGGGAGGTTTCCCCATCACACCCAAGGGCATTTCCTCCTCAGATGTCAGGAAGCAACAGGACTCAGAACCCAGAGCTCTAAGGAAGAGCCTCAGTGTTCTCAGGCCAGACCGATGGCCACAGTTTGATTTTCTCCCCTTGTATTCCTGGGGGGAAAGGATTTTGAAATTTCCTTTGAGAAACATTGACCTCTGAGCTGGATtgttctcattcttttctctccaaCAGAATATTGTCCGAGTCTAAAAAATGTAGCTTATTTCGAGTCCTGAGATCTTGGCTACCCCAACTTTAATCTCCCGAAGCTcatgttcctttttttctattctcaTAGGAAATAATTGGCCATATCCTCCCATAATTTTCTGTTACATGGCCAGAGACTTTCTCTCCTGAGATTGTATGGCTCATCACTGCTATGtcctggggagaaaagaaaaagagcacgTATATGggagagtggtgtgtgtgtttgtgtgtgtgtgtgcgcgcacacacacaaataaatgcatgcatgcatacataaacacatgcctGTGTGAGTAAGTGGTTACCAAAACAAGGACAAAAGGTTCAAAACCATTTATGGATTTGAAAGCAAATGTTTCTAGGGATTTAAGAAGGAAGCAACAGACTTTTTCAGAGAAACATTTACACTTACACACTCTACATTGGTAGGGTATggttggaaaagaaagagaaaaccctCCTTATAAAGGACAACCTTATAAACCCTCCTTGAAGACTATGAAAGCAAGATTAGGAAAACCAAAAGGCCATAGAAGCAGAAATAACAGTTCTCTGTGATAAAGACTTATCATCCCTTTTCGGTCTTGCTCTCATGGTTGGGGGCTTTGGACCCTGCTCACTGCCTCTGTCGTCAACATGGCTCCACACATAAGTCCTACTCATCTCAATGTCCATCCTTTTAACCCCTGCAGGTCCTCTCACTCCCTGGTTCACTGTTTAAAGCGGGGGTTTCAGCACCAGATAGGTGAAGTAAGGACGTGACTGCTCCAAAGTATGGTCAAAGGGAAGGTCTTTATTGTCGATATGAGGAAGAGGACAAGCCAGAGGCATCCGGAAGagtgaggagcagggagagaaagtagtGAACTAAACATGACCAATAGACTGAACCCAGTCATGcgaggaggaggagagatgagGGGGGAGCACCAAGAGAGAGCCAAGGGAACCAAGAAAGAGCATGGCCAAATTGGCGGGGTCATATGGgaatgagaagggaagggaggaagggaagcccAGGAGCTGGAAAAGTtgagggtagggggtgggggcagggtgagAAAAGCTGAGAGGAGCCATGGGTACTGagtgagcctggaggccagcaggcATGGTATATCTGGCGCGGTACCTCCTAGGGATGCTGATAGGAACTGCAATTAGCCATTTGATCTGAGTTTCTTTTGGACTTGACACCAATTCAGAGCCTGCTTCAGTGTTGGATCTTGTGGTCATTCTCCCCACCCATAAACTACAACCTTCCTGTGATCCAGAGAGTGGTGTACTCCCTCCACACCTTGACCACCAACTCTGATGTTACCTGACTTCACAGTACATCTGAGCAGCGACTGCCCCACCAGGGACAGTTTCCCGTGACCGCTGCTGTAGGCTAGGTACTAATTCTCTCTGATGTAGTGTGAGTAGAGAGGACGGGGATTGTTTAAGTGCCAGGGCTTGTAAGAAATAACTTTTCCGTGTCCCCCAACTTCTGTCTGTAGGCAGATTACCATAGGACCCCTCAAGTGGCAAAACCCCTGTAGGAAAAATGCCAGTGTCCCTGAATTGCTTTGTGGAGAATGAGCTCCCTAAGAGGGACACTTATTTTCAGTCCTATACTAGCAGTTCAGTCCTAAACTAGCTCACGCTGTTTCTGAAGTGTACTTATTTCATCAGCTAGCACCCCTAATGGATAGACTCTCCATTTGCCTCTCATCCCGAATGCTACAATATTGCAATTCTGTCACCACAGaggcatgccccccccccccagtctcccTAGCTCCCATCCGTGTTGCCTGTTCCTCTCTTCCCCATGAGCCCAGAGTTCACAGTCATGACACCCACTTTCTTGCATAATCACCCAGCTCCTTCTGTCCTCTCTTTCTTCATTACACCCTCTTGGCAGTTCCTGATCCTGGTTAAATAAACCTCTACCCACACAATGTCTGTGAATGCACAGACAAGCATGCAGGAGAAAACAGAACGTCTGCTGACTTGACATGGAAATACAATGTCTATGGATGTGAAATTTTTGACAAATAACCATGTTGCCTGTATGAGGCATGACACCGTAGACAGGGGCGTCGTAGTTCTCCCTTCCATGTATCCCCTCAGCCCCTGAAGATCCAAATGTGAAGTGTGAATAATAGTATGTAAGTGATCTATGAAAATGGAATTGATTAT
The nucleotide sequence above comes from Microtus pennsylvanicus isolate mMicPen1 chromosome 7, mMicPen1.hap1, whole genome shotgun sequence. Encoded proteins:
- the Mybphl gene encoding myosin-binding protein H-like isoform X2 gives rise to the protein METATTLEVASCSQRQVEAAAGPGDAEGTQVSHLQDAARPSQQLLPSIEEYPKIWLPRALRQTYIRKVGDTVNLLIPFQGKPKPQTTWTHNGSALDNSRVSVRSGEQDSILFIREAQRADSGCYQLCVQLGGLQATATINILVIEKPGPPQSIKLVDVWGSNATLEWTPPQDTGNTALLGYTVQKADKKSGLWFTVLERYHRTSCVISDLIVGNSYAFRVFAENQCGLSETAPVTADLAHIQKAAPVYKTKGFAQRDLSEAPTFTQPLADCTTITGYDTQLFCSVRASPKLLIKAVLGRREIRGRASRKHDRQDCILKEP
- the Mybphl gene encoding myosin-binding protein H-like isoform X1 encodes the protein METATTLEVASCSQRQVEAAAGPGDAEGTQVSHLQDAARPSQQLLPSIEEYPKIWLPRALRQTYIRKVGDTVNLLIPFQGKPKPQTTWTHNGSALDNSRVSVRSGEQDSILFIREAQRADSGCYQLCVQLGGLQATATINILVIEKPGPPQSIKLVDVWGSNATLEWTPPQDTGNTALLGYTVQKADKKSGLWFTVLERYHRTSCVISDLIVGNSYAFRVFAENQCGLSETAPVTADLAHIQKAAPVYKTKGFAQRDLSEAPTFTQPLADCTTITGYDTQLFCSVRASPKPKIIWLKNKMDLQGNPKYRALSQLGICSLEIRKPSPFDGGIYTCKAINALGEASVDCRVDVKAPH